The Dasypus novemcinctus isolate mDasNov1 chromosome 20, mDasNov1.1.hap2, whole genome shotgun sequence genome includes a region encoding these proteins:
- the GOLT1B gene encoding vesicle transport protein GOT1B isoform X2, which translates to MISLTDTQKIGMGLTGFGVFFLFFGMILFFDKALLAIGNVLFVAGLAFVIGLERTFRFFFQKHKMKATGFFLGGVFVVLIGWPLIGMIFEIYGFFLLFRGFFPVVVGFIRRVPVLGSLLNLPGIRSTT; encoded by the exons ATGATCTCCTTAACGGACACCCAGA AAATTGGAATGGGATTAACAGGATTTGGAGTGTTTTTCCTGTTCTTTGGAATGATTCTCTTTTTTGACAAAGCACTACTGGCTATTGGAAAT gttttatTCGTGGCTGGCTTGGCTTTTGTAATTGGTTTAGAAAGAACATTCAGATTCTTCTtccaaaaacataaaatgaaagcTACAGGATTTTTCCTGGGTGGTGTGTTTGTAGTCCTTATTGGTTGGCCTTTGATAGGCATGATCTTTGAAATTTATGGATTCTTTCTCTTGTTCAG GGGATTCTTTCCTGTGGTGGTTGGCTTTATTAGAAGAGTGCCAGTCCTGGGATCTCTCTTGAATTTACCTGGAATCAGATCA ACCACATAG
- the GOLT1B gene encoding vesicle transport protein GOT1B isoform X1, whose protein sequence is MISLTDTQKIGMGLTGFGVFFLFFGMILFFDKALLAIGNVLFVAGLAFVIGLERTFRFFFQKHKMKATGFFLGGVFVVLIGWPLIGMIFEIYGFFLLFRGFFPVVVGFIRRVPVLGSLLNLPGIRSFVDKVGESNNMV, encoded by the exons ATGATCTCCTTAACGGACACCCAGA AAATTGGAATGGGATTAACAGGATTTGGAGTGTTTTTCCTGTTCTTTGGAATGATTCTCTTTTTTGACAAAGCACTACTGGCTATTGGAAAT gttttatTCGTGGCTGGCTTGGCTTTTGTAATTGGTTTAGAAAGAACATTCAGATTCTTCTtccaaaaacataaaatgaaagcTACAGGATTTTTCCTGGGTGGTGTGTTTGTAGTCCTTATTGGTTGGCCTTTGATAGGCATGATCTTTGAAATTTATGGATTCTTTCTCTTGTTCAG GGGATTCTTTCCTGTGGTGGTTGGCTTTATTAGAAGAGTGCCAGTCCTGGGATCTCTCTTGAATTTACCTGGAATCAGATCA TTTGTAGATAAAGTTGGAGAAAGCAACAATATGGTATAA
- the SPX gene encoding spexin: protein MKRASGFIRRWVRLGHRAHVLSIKTERSGKGGRSRAQRPRSDGRRGACSLQGPRRLPAAALALCLVLALLGDAGGAPQRLFERRNWTPQAMLYLKGAQGRRFLSDQSRRKSLSERPSPERRSSNSQPLTLPAAAALLLASWQTPSEDGEENFEQTRFLEDNLLNW, encoded by the exons ATGAAG AGGGCCTCTGGCTTTATTAGAAGGTGGGTTAGACTGGGACACCGTGCCCACGTCCTGAGCATTAAAACTGAGCGTAGCGGGAAGGGAGGACGCAGCAGAGCCCAGAGGCCGCGAAGTGACGGTCGCCGCGGTGCGTGTTCCCTGCAGGGGCCGCGACGCCTGCCCGCAGCAGCCTTGGCGCTTTGCCTGGTGCTGGCTCTCCTGGGGGACGCCGGCGGTGCTCCGCAG AGACTCTTCGAGAGAAGGAACTGGACTCCTCAAGCCATGCTCTACCTGAAGGGTGCAC AGGGGCGCCGCTTCCTCTCCGACCAGAGCCGGAGGAAGAGCCTCTCCGAGCGCCCGTCGCCGG aaaggCGTAGCTCAAATTCCCAACCACTAACGCTTCCAGCAGCTGCTGCCCTGTTACTGGCTTCCTGGCAGACACCATCAGAAG ATGGAGAAGAAAACTTTGAGCAAACCCGATTCTTGGAAGACAATCTGCTAAACTGgtga